The following proteins are encoded in a genomic region of Maledivibacter sp.:
- a CDS encoding creatininase family protein, giving the protein MGKALILENMTWKELDEIKDKVELVIVPVGSTEQHGPNTTLDTDTIRARIISEMIGEVFGERVLVAPTIPIGLSYHHMKFPGTLTFSLETYLRILRDICWSFKQHGFKKILFLSGHGGNKRPIQEYASEAKKEFDMDIYMSGIGGSLVRELSEKYGFSKFKGHACEVETSQTMYLAPDHVRYDSLEKAKFRDDSKYLIKEYTHGGGVFWDYRKVTENGALGDATRASVEFGKEMNEMVIKKITEFIEKIIL; this is encoded by the coding sequence ATGGGTAAAGCATTGATTTTAGAAAATATGACATGGAAAGAATTAGATGAAATAAAGGATAAAGTAGAATTGGTAATAGTACCGGTGGGGTCTACGGAGCAGCATGGACCAAATACAACCCTTGATACCGATACCATAAGAGCAAGGATAATTAGTGAGATGATAGGGGAGGTTTTCGGAGAGAGGGTCCTTGTGGCACCTACTATACCTATTGGACTTTCTTATCATCACATGAAATTTCCAGGGACATTGACTTTTTCCTTGGAAACCTACCTAAGAATTTTGAGGGATATATGTTGGAGCTTTAAACAACATGGATTCAAGAAAATATTATTCTTATCGGGACATGGTGGAAATAAACGACCTATTCAAGAATATGCTTCAGAAGCAAAAAAAGAATTTGATATGGATATATATATGAGTGGTATAGGTGGGAGCTTAGTGAGAGAATTAAGTGAAAAATATGGATTTTCCAAATTTAAAGGCCATGCTTGTGAGGTTGAAACTTCTCAAACCATGTATTTAGCTCCAGACCACGTGCGATATGATTCCCTTGAAAAAGCAAAATTTAGAGATGATAGCAAATATCTAATCAAAGAATATACCCATGGTGGTGGTGTATTCTGGGATTATAGAAAAGTTACAGAGAATGGAGCCTTAGGGGATGCCACAAGGGCAAGTGTAGAATTCGGGAAGGAAATGAATGAAATGGTAATCAAGAAAATCACCGAATTTATTGAGAAGATAATATTATAA